From a single Novipirellula caenicola genomic region:
- a CDS encoding phosphate ABC transporter substrate-binding protein, with translation MNTKGRRRRTSIFCLGAIAWLTMASCSLNRSRDGQNQISLSGSSTIAPLAAEIGKRFESRHPNVRVDVQSGGSSRGIADTRRELVDIGMVSRELKSEEQDLISVAIALDGVAVIVHRDNPITSLTDNQIAAIYTGDIEDWRDVGGEPGPITVVNKAEGRSTLELFTQYIQVDHRRIRADIVIGDNEQGIKTVAGNPRAIGYVSIGTAEYDAAAGVAIKLLPMNGVAANIENVRNGSFPLARPLNLVLKQPPAGRVAAFIEFAKSDEVHDIIKEQYFVPLVP, from the coding sequence GTGAACACGAAGGGGCGGCGAAGACGAACATCGATTTTCTGTCTGGGAGCCATCGCGTGGCTGACGATGGCGTCATGTTCGCTTAACCGCAGCCGCGACGGCCAGAATCAAATTAGTCTGTCGGGCTCGAGCACCATTGCACCTTTGGCGGCGGAGATCGGCAAACGGTTCGAATCACGTCACCCGAACGTCCGAGTGGACGTCCAAAGCGGCGGCTCCTCACGAGGCATTGCCGACACTCGCCGTGAACTTGTTGATATTGGGATGGTGTCACGCGAGCTGAAGTCGGAAGAGCAGGATTTGATTTCCGTTGCGATTGCCCTGGATGGCGTCGCCGTGATTGTCCATCGCGACAATCCGATCACCTCACTTACCGACAACCAAATTGCCGCGATCTACACCGGAGACATCGAAGATTGGCGTGACGTAGGAGGCGAACCGGGGCCGATCACGGTTGTCAACAAAGCCGAAGGACGATCGACACTCGAGTTGTTTACGCAATACATTCAAGTCGACCATCGTCGTATCCGAGCCGACATCGTGATTGGAGACAACGAGCAAGGCATCAAGACCGTGGCGGGCAACCCGCGTGCGATCGGCTACGTTTCGATTGGCACTGCGGAATACGATGCCGCCGCTGGCGTGGCAATCAAACTGTTGCCAATGAACGGGGTGGCGGCGAACATCGAGAATGTTCGCAACGGCAGCTTTCCGCTGGCACGCCCCCTGAATCTTGTCCTCAAACAACCTCCGGCGGGACGCGTTGCCGCGTTCATTGAATTTGCAAAATCGGATGAAGTCCATGACATCATCAAGGAGCAATACTTTGTTCCCTTGGTCCCGTGA
- a CDS encoding mercuric reductase: MSSTLIQLQPYDEHNQSLEAHVHPPGWVNPKPSGEYHLVVVGAGTAGLVTAAGAAGLGTRVALVERELMGGDCLNVGCVPSKGIIRAARAAASVRDAEPYGVHVPQGVEVDFGMAMQRMRRLRSKISPNDSAKRFSEMGIDVFFGKGSFVNDSTLRVTREDGSASELKFKKAVIASGARASAPPIPGLDTVSYLTNENLFSLTELPQRFGIVGSGPIGSEMAQTFARLGSEVFLFERGPHLLPREDSDAAAVVQNHFEHDGINLFLDAVDMKLRPEADGGIRVQVTQKGEAKEVVVDQLLVAVGRAPNTEGLNLEAVGVRYDETGVEVNDHLQTTNPRIYAAGDICSIYKFTHAADFQARIVIQNALFAVGPFGKKKASDLVIPWATYTSPEVAHVGMYEKDAAEAGIEIDTYVQPLRDVDRAILEGHDDGFVKVLTKKGTDKIVGATIVAENAGDMISEITLAMTAGIGLSKIGSAIHPYPTQAEAIRKLGDQFSRTRLTPWSKKMLAMLLRWNVGN; encoded by the coding sequence ATGTCATCGACACTGATTCAACTGCAACCCTACGACGAGCACAACCAGTCGCTCGAAGCCCACGTTCATCCGCCTGGTTGGGTCAATCCGAAACCGAGCGGCGAATACCACTTGGTGGTCGTCGGCGCAGGGACCGCAGGACTGGTGACCGCCGCGGGTGCTGCGGGCTTGGGGACTCGCGTCGCACTCGTCGAACGAGAATTGATGGGGGGCGATTGCTTGAATGTCGGCTGCGTGCCGTCGAAGGGGATCATCCGTGCGGCGCGAGCGGCCGCGTCGGTTCGTGATGCCGAACCCTACGGCGTGCATGTTCCGCAGGGCGTCGAGGTGGATTTCGGAATGGCGATGCAGCGGATGCGGCGGTTGCGGTCGAAGATCAGCCCCAATGATTCAGCGAAGCGATTTTCAGAGATGGGCATCGATGTCTTTTTTGGCAAAGGTTCGTTCGTCAACGACAGCACGCTCCGTGTGACGCGTGAGGACGGATCGGCGAGTGAGTTGAAATTCAAAAAGGCGGTGATCGCCTCAGGGGCTCGTGCGTCGGCGCCGCCGATCCCGGGACTCGATACGGTGTCGTATCTGACGAACGAAAATTTGTTTTCGCTGACGGAATTACCTCAACGCTTTGGCATCGTTGGCAGTGGCCCGATCGGAAGCGAGATGGCTCAAACGTTCGCTCGCTTGGGCAGCGAGGTGTTTTTGTTTGAACGGGGACCTCACCTGCTTCCTCGCGAGGATTCCGATGCAGCCGCAGTGGTGCAAAACCATTTTGAACATGATGGCATCAATCTGTTCTTGGACGCTGTCGATATGAAACTCAGGCCGGAAGCCGATGGCGGCATTCGGGTTCAGGTCACGCAAAAGGGCGAAGCCAAAGAGGTGGTCGTCGATCAATTGTTGGTTGCAGTGGGACGTGCGCCGAATACCGAGGGACTGAATTTGGAAGCGGTTGGTGTCCGATATGACGAAACGGGAGTCGAGGTGAACGATCATCTGCAAACGACCAACCCTCGCATCTACGCCGCTGGCGACATTTGCTCGATATACAAGTTTACGCACGCGGCGGATTTTCAAGCCAGAATCGTGATTCAAAACGCGTTGTTCGCGGTCGGGCCATTTGGAAAAAAGAAGGCGAGTGACTTGGTCATTCCTTGGGCCACCTACACGTCGCCCGAGGTGGCACATGTCGGGATGTACGAAAAGGACGCGGCCGAGGCGGGGATTGAAATCGATACCTATGTTCAGCCGCTCCGCGACGTCGACCGCGCTATCTTGGAGGGCCACGACGACGGATTTGTGAAGGTGTTGACCAAGAAAGGAACCGACAAGATTGTCGGCGCGACAATCGTCGCGGAGAATGCGGGAGACATGATTTCTGAAATCACGTTGGCGATGACGGCGGGAATCGGGCTGTCCAAAATCGGATCCGCAATTCACCCGTATCCAACGCAGGCCGAGGCGATTCGGAAACTAGGGGACCAATTCAGCCGTACACGATTGACGCCTTGGAGTAAAAAAATGCTCGCGATGCTGCTTCGATGGAATGTCGGCAACTAG
- a CDS encoding phosphate ABC transporter ATP-binding protein, with protein MSSENPNQPHRAKATDRQPCDPASDPFTIGPVDVGPPCCVPEPLIHVKNLAVHYGPQCVLDGITLTIHRGCLTALIGPSGCGKTSFLSSLNRLTDMIPGCRVEGEITLGGLDVRATRDVISLRRRVGMIFQKPNPFPLSIRKNIEMPLKEHGIRNRAERGEILQSVLEDVGLWSEVKDRLDAAALSLSGGQQQRLCIARALALRPEVLLLDEPCSALDPLSSRVVEELLTRFRGRYTVVVVTHNLQQARRIADYAAFFWATEGTGSLIEYDTGERIFETPQQPLTVAYVNGKAG; from the coding sequence ATGAGTTCAGAGAACCCTAACCAACCCCATCGCGCCAAAGCGACGGACCGCCAGCCATGCGATCCCGCCAGCGATCCGTTTACGATCGGACCGGTGGATGTCGGGCCGCCGTGCTGTGTGCCCGAGCCATTGATCCACGTTAAAAATTTGGCGGTACATTACGGCCCCCAATGTGTACTCGATGGAATCACATTGACAATCCACCGCGGATGTTTGACTGCGTTGATTGGGCCCTCAGGGTGTGGCAAGACGAGCTTTTTGAGCAGTTTGAATCGACTGACTGACATGATTCCCGGCTGCCGGGTCGAGGGCGAGATCACGCTCGGAGGACTCGACGTACGAGCCACCCGTGACGTGATTTCACTGCGTCGCCGCGTCGGCATGATTTTTCAGAAACCGAATCCGTTCCCATTGTCGATTCGCAAAAACATCGAAATGCCGCTAAAGGAGCACGGCATCCGAAATCGCGCCGAGCGGGGCGAAATCCTCCAGTCGGTCTTGGAAGATGTCGGATTGTGGAGCGAGGTGAAGGATCGACTTGATGCTGCGGCGCTCTCGCTCTCAGGCGGCCAACAGCAACGTTTGTGTATCGCTCGCGCCCTCGCGTTGCGTCCCGAAGTGCTGTTGCTGGATGAACCCTGCAGCGCTCTAGACCCGCTTTCGAGCCGCGTGGTCGAAGAACTGCTGACTCGATTTCGTGGGCGTTATACCGTGGTGGTAGTCACTCACAATTTGCAGCAAGCGCGTCGGATTGCCGACTACGCTGCTTTCTTTTGGGCCACCGAGGGAACGGGATCGCTGATTGAATACGATACCGGGGAACGGATTTTCGAGACGCCGCAACAACCGTTGACGGTGGCGTACGTCAACGGAAAAGCGGGCTAA
- the pstA gene encoding phosphate ABC transporter permease PstA — MVKPTSLRTDDVVDVTQVATVNQHGLTTTAAAIDRAMTILVWAIAAIVTSLFVWILLDVIIAGLPAISWQFLTESPDNAGRDGGIAPIIQSTLLVLAVTMMVSLPLGVGTAIMLSELTATESVFARLVRRSLDVLAGVPSIVFGLFGNAFFCIYLGLGFSILSGGLTLSCMVLPILIRSTEEGFRSVPPEYRLGAAALGLSRTATLWQLLLPAAVPGIVVGLVLGIGRALAETAAILFTSGYVDRTPQSLFDSGRVLSVHIFDLSMNVAGGDRHAYGSALVLIAILLLINASATWTAKRWLHRRITTL, encoded by the coding sequence ATGGTTAAACCGACATCACTTCGCACCGACGACGTGGTCGACGTCACTCAAGTGGCGACAGTGAACCAACACGGATTGACCACCACGGCGGCGGCGATCGACCGGGCCATGACGATCCTCGTTTGGGCGATCGCAGCGATTGTCACCAGCTTGTTTGTATGGATTTTATTGGACGTCATTATCGCGGGTTTGCCCGCGATTTCGTGGCAGTTTCTGACTGAATCGCCTGATAACGCCGGTCGTGATGGCGGCATTGCTCCGATCATCCAATCGACGTTGTTGGTATTGGCGGTGACAATGATGGTCTCGTTGCCGTTGGGGGTCGGAACGGCAATCATGCTCAGCGAACTAACGGCGACCGAGAGTGTGTTCGCACGTTTGGTCCGCCGCAGCTTGGATGTTTTAGCAGGCGTTCCCTCGATCGTGTTTGGGCTGTTTGGAAACGCGTTCTTCTGCATCTATCTTGGCTTGGGGTTTTCAATCCTGTCGGGCGGATTGACGTTGTCGTGCATGGTGTTGCCGATCTTGATCCGGTCGACCGAGGAAGGATTTCGCTCGGTTCCGCCCGAGTACCGACTCGGTGCTGCCGCACTCGGATTGTCGCGGACGGCGACGCTATGGCAATTGCTATTGCCCGCGGCGGTCCCCGGAATCGTGGTCGGTTTGGTGCTGGGAATCGGCCGAGCGCTCGCAGAAACCGCAGCAATACTTTTCACCAGCGGGTATGTGGACCGGACACCTCAATCGCTGTTCGACTCGGGTCGCGTATTGTCAGTGCATATCTTTGATTTATCGATGAATGTGGCCGGTGGAGACCGACACGCCTATGGATCGGCGCTGGTGCTGATCGCCATCTTGTTACTCATCAATGCGTCTGCCACCTGGACCGCTAAACGATGGTTACACCGCAGGATCACGACGTTATGA
- a CDS encoding aldehyde dehydrogenase family protein, translated as MKRKWPYFLANDPLTPNTDLKVLDKYSGEVAAEVALANADAIDRGIAGCVEAAGPLAAMRPYERQAILNHCVKRFQERSDELAMSLCIEAGKPIRDARGEVTRLIDTFRIAAEESVRLGGEVMNLEISARAAGYRGMWKRVPIGPCSFISPFNFPLNLAAHKVAPALAVGCPFVLKPASRTPLGALIIGEVLAETDLPKGTFSILPCSRDGADLFTTDDRLKMLSFTGSPEVGWALKSKAGKKKVVLELGGNAACVVDRDADLEDAVKRIVFGAFYQSGQSCIGVQRIIVHEAIFDSLRDSLVTATKALVAGDPKAEETFIGPMISEAEAERLQQWIDEAVAAGGKLLCGGKRDGAMLDATLLENVPADQTICSEEAFGPVAVLSRFSDFSDALAEVNDSRFGLQAGVFTRDLYKAHQAWDTLDVGGVVIGDVPSWRVDNMPYGGVKDSGLGREGIVFAMEDMTEIRNLVIRTPS; from the coding sequence ATGAAACGCAAATGGCCTTATTTTCTTGCCAACGACCCGCTGACTCCCAATACCGACTTGAAAGTGTTGGACAAGTATTCGGGTGAAGTTGCCGCCGAGGTGGCACTAGCGAATGCGGATGCGATCGACCGTGGCATTGCCGGCTGTGTCGAAGCCGCCGGACCGCTGGCGGCGATGCGTCCCTATGAACGTCAAGCCATCTTGAATCACTGTGTCAAACGATTCCAAGAGCGGTCCGATGAGTTGGCGATGTCGTTGTGCATCGAAGCAGGCAAACCGATCCGGGACGCGCGTGGCGAAGTCACACGCCTGATCGACACGTTTCGAATTGCGGCCGAGGAATCGGTACGGCTCGGCGGCGAGGTGATGAATCTGGAAATTTCGGCTCGTGCCGCGGGCTATCGTGGGATGTGGAAACGCGTTCCGATTGGGCCATGTTCCTTCATCAGCCCATTTAACTTTCCATTGAATTTGGCCGCTCACAAGGTCGCCCCTGCATTGGCGGTGGGATGTCCGTTTGTTTTGAAACCGGCCAGCCGCACACCGCTTGGGGCGTTGATCATCGGCGAGGTTCTCGCCGAAACGGATCTGCCCAAAGGCACGTTTTCGATCCTACCTTGTTCGCGTGACGGAGCCGATTTGTTCACGACCGATGACCGTTTGAAAATGCTCAGCTTCACTGGTTCACCGGAGGTGGGTTGGGCATTGAAATCGAAGGCGGGCAAAAAGAAGGTCGTATTGGAACTTGGTGGCAATGCCGCCTGTGTCGTCGACCGCGACGCGGATTTAGAAGACGCCGTCAAACGAATTGTGTTTGGTGCGTTCTACCAATCGGGACAAAGCTGCATTGGGGTCCAGCGGATCATTGTCCATGAAGCGATCTTTGATTCACTGCGTGATTCGCTGGTAACCGCCACCAAGGCTCTGGTCGCTGGCGACCCTAAAGCCGAAGAGACGTTCATTGGTCCGATGATCTCCGAAGCGGAAGCGGAGCGGCTGCAGCAGTGGATCGACGAAGCGGTCGCAGCGGGTGGAAAATTGTTGTGCGGAGGCAAACGCGACGGAGCGATGTTGGACGCCACGCTACTGGAAAACGTGCCTGCCGATCAGACGATTTGCAGCGAAGAGGCATTCGGCCCCGTGGCTGTGCTGAGCCGGTTTAGTGATTTCAGCGACGCGCTTGCCGAGGTGAACGACAGCAGGTTCGGGTTGCAAGCGGGCGTCTTTACTCGCGATCTGTACAAGGCCCATCAAGCCTGGGACACGCTGGACGTGGGCGGCGTGGTCATCGGCGATGTGCCGTCGTGGCGAGTCGACAACATGCCCTACGGCGGCGTGAAAGACAGCGGACTGGGCCGCGAAGGAATCGTGTTTGCGATGGAAGACATGACCGAAATTCGCAATTTGGTCATCCGCACTCCTTCATAA
- a CDS encoding sodium:proton antiporter, giving the protein MEPLLLVSAFVVLAYAMISAVIPKTLLTAPLCFVAAGVLLSEILTSSVELDLAKLIEKVAELTLVILLFTDASRIDARVLTRELGYPVRLLGIGMPLTIALGTLAAWWIFPELTVWEGALLAAILAPTDAALGQAVVSSSRVPQRIRQALNVESGLNDGIAVPIVLLFASLAANTPASDSVTHWVFFWAKQVTLGPVVGVAVGAIGGKLLDFAAAKGWVMDTFMQLSGIALAILAWSIATVVDGNAFIAAFTAGLAIASMTQSVKPVIQDFADTEGQLLSLVTFMLFGAVLVVPAFQSAGWSDWLYAILSLTAIRMIPVAISLIGTKVHPSTVLFMGWFGPRGLASVIFALLVTSKNSFPHGESLFNVAILTATCSVVVHGMTSLPGAALYSRIIQAEAHQERFEHHEVTEHPLRHRVA; this is encoded by the coding sequence ATGGAACCATTGCTACTGGTGTCGGCGTTTGTGGTACTGGCTTACGCGATGATCTCAGCCGTGATCCCCAAAACACTGTTGACCGCCCCGCTCTGCTTTGTCGCCGCCGGAGTCTTACTGTCGGAGATCTTGACATCGTCGGTGGAACTGGATCTGGCAAAACTGATCGAAAAGGTGGCCGAACTGACGCTGGTGATCTTGTTGTTTACCGATGCGTCGCGGATCGACGCGCGTGTGTTGACTCGCGAGCTTGGATACCCCGTTCGCTTGCTCGGCATTGGCATGCCGTTGACGATTGCGTTGGGTACGCTTGCCGCCTGGTGGATTTTCCCTGAGTTGACGGTGTGGGAGGGGGCGTTGTTGGCTGCGATTTTAGCTCCGACCGATGCGGCACTCGGCCAAGCCGTCGTCAGCAGTTCTCGCGTACCGCAACGAATTCGCCAGGCGTTGAATGTCGAAAGCGGGCTGAACGATGGGATTGCCGTCCCCATAGTGTTGTTGTTTGCATCTCTGGCGGCCAACACCCCGGCATCCGATTCGGTCACTCACTGGGTTTTCTTTTGGGCGAAACAGGTAACGCTAGGCCCTGTGGTGGGAGTGGCAGTGGGAGCGATCGGAGGCAAGTTGCTCGATTTTGCTGCGGCGAAAGGCTGGGTCATGGACACGTTCATGCAACTATCCGGAATCGCCCTGGCAATCTTGGCATGGAGTATCGCGACCGTCGTGGATGGCAATGCGTTTATCGCAGCGTTTACCGCAGGGCTCGCAATCGCATCGATGACGCAATCGGTCAAGCCGGTGATTCAAGATTTTGCTGACACCGAAGGACAACTGCTTTCGCTTGTCACCTTCATGCTGTTCGGTGCCGTCTTGGTCGTGCCCGCGTTTCAATCGGCGGGATGGAGCGATTGGCTATATGCGATTCTTAGCTTGACGGCGATTCGGATGATCCCCGTCGCGATCTCGTTGATCGGAACCAAGGTGCATCCATCAACGGTGCTGTTTATGGGCTGGTTTGGACCACGAGGGTTGGCGTCAGTAATCTTTGCCTTGTTAGTCACCAGCAAAAATTCGTTTCCTCATGGCGAGTCGCTGTTCAACGTGGCAATTTTGACTGCGACCTGCAGCGTCGTGGTTCACGGAATGACCTCGCTGCCTGGCGCCGCATTGTACAGCCGAATCATTCAAGCCGAAGCGCATCAGGAACGATTCGAGCACCACGAGGTAACCGAACATCCGCTGCGACATCGTGTAGCGTGA
- the pstC gene encoding phosphate ABC transporter permease subunit PstC: MFPWSRDASLAWFLRGCGMITGTIVLLILLFLLLESSVAFREVGLTRFFTDASWHPSGGASQGTFNLVPMLAATLLSTVVAVALATPLGIGSAMFAHFYAPRPLGHAYGKVIELLAGIPSVVYGLWGLIVLVPLVARVQPPGASLFTAIVVLTIMILPTIALLAGAAFENLPAEYLQASAALGLSRGRTVLSVVLPATRSGLATAILLGTGRAIGETMAVLMVAGNVVQHPTGLFQPVRTLTANIALEMAYAMADHRSALFVCGLLLMVLVIVLVGAAEWVSQGRIHG; the protein is encoded by the coding sequence TTGTTCCCTTGGTCCCGTGATGCATCGCTGGCGTGGTTTCTACGTGGATGTGGAATGATCACCGGCACCATCGTGTTGCTGATCCTACTGTTTCTGTTGCTGGAATCCTCCGTTGCATTTCGCGAAGTTGGACTGACACGATTTTTCACGGACGCATCGTGGCATCCGTCGGGTGGCGCTTCGCAGGGAACGTTCAATTTGGTGCCAATGTTGGCAGCCACGTTGCTGAGCACCGTCGTCGCCGTCGCGTTGGCCACGCCGCTGGGGATCGGATCGGCGATGTTCGCCCATTTCTATGCTCCTCGGCCCTTGGGCCATGCGTATGGAAAAGTCATCGAACTGTTGGCGGGGATTCCCTCGGTCGTGTACGGCTTGTGGGGACTTATCGTGTTGGTGCCGCTGGTCGCCCGAGTGCAACCACCTGGTGCGAGTTTGTTTACCGCCATCGTGGTGCTCACGATCATGATCCTGCCGACAATCGCCTTGTTGGCGGGTGCCGCGTTTGAGAATTTGCCGGCCGAGTACTTGCAAGCCTCGGCGGCACTGGGGCTCTCGCGAGGCCGAACCGTATTGAGTGTCGTTTTGCCAGCGACCCGTTCGGGGCTTGCGACTGCGATATTACTGGGTACCGGCCGCGCGATCGGCGAGACGATGGCGGTGTTGATGGTCGCCGGAAACGTCGTACAACATCCAACGGGCCTGTTCCAACCGGTCCGCACGCTGACCGCCAACATCGCACTCGAGATGGCGTACGCCATGGCAGACCATCGATCCGCCTTGTTCGTGTGCGGATTGCTGTTGATGGTATTGGTGATCGTGTTAGTGGGCGCCGCAGAATGGGTTAGCCAGGGGCGGATTCATGGTTAA
- a CDS encoding DUF547 domain-containing protein, with the protein MVHPHAKTLAVALFVTLIGGLKGYAASPIYVGTQVSSHLSMDRIDHSHWNLLLRKYVDGNGMVNYKALKASGNDVQMLNRYLKQLSVAGVTTPASKDATLAFWINAYNALTVHGILREYPTTSIRNHTAKLWGYNLWKDLQLYVGGKPYSLEQIEHEVLRKMDEPRIHFAIVCASMGCPRLLNEAYVADRVQQQLELNTKDFFARTQNFQYDADRGEMELSAILSWFSEDFGKNQVAALQRIAPWLPTEEARDAALQNTTTVGYLEYDWNLNAQ; encoded by the coding sequence ATGGTCCATCCACACGCCAAAACGCTTGCCGTCGCATTATTCGTCACCCTGATCGGTGGGTTGAAGGGGTATGCCGCTTCGCCGATCTACGTTGGAACCCAGGTTTCATCGCACTTGTCGATGGATCGCATCGATCACTCTCACTGGAACTTGTTGCTTCGCAAGTACGTCGATGGCAACGGCATGGTGAATTACAAAGCACTCAAGGCGTCCGGTAATGACGTGCAGATGCTGAACCGGTACTTGAAACAATTGTCGGTTGCCGGCGTGACCACTCCCGCGTCAAAGGATGCAACCTTGGCGTTTTGGATCAATGCCTACAACGCATTGACCGTCCACGGGATCTTACGCGAGTATCCGACGACCAGTATTCGCAACCACACGGCCAAATTGTGGGGGTACAACTTGTGGAAAGATCTGCAGTTGTACGTCGGAGGAAAACCGTACTCGCTCGAGCAAATCGAACATGAAGTGCTGCGAAAGATGGATGAGCCACGCATTCATTTTGCCATCGTGTGTGCCTCGATGGGCTGTCCGCGACTGCTAAACGAAGCGTACGTTGCCGATCGAGTCCAACAGCAATTGGAACTCAATACAAAAGATTTCTTTGCCCGCACCCAAAACTTTCAATACGATGCCGATCGAGGCGAGATGGAGCTATCGGCAATCCTGAGTTGGTTTAGCGAAGATTTTGGCAAGAACCAAGTGGCAGCATTGCAGCGAATCGCTCCCTGGTTGCCAACCGAAGAGGCTCGCGATGCGGCGCTGCAAAACACAACCACGGTCGGCTACCTGGAATACGACTGGAACCTCAACGCCCAATAG
- a CDS encoding halocarboxylic acid dehydrogenase DehI family protein, whose product MFGSNQTSPVAEYAATGEIERVYHEVRQTLRVRGINLIFRTWAGHKGLLPILWDTVRPNAETMMFEQSSDQIRAAAVELAKPLGDLGAKQQTSLGPSQAFQLHEILKLYHYINPKLLLIASAVRQGLDGELSIKRYSATEPAERIAPGVPAEMAALEMEDENPSDEQLQTLFSDITETLSLRSINSDYRSLALWPNYLDAVWRNLKPKVQSPAYTAAADHLRERSRRLASELPYPVPLSRTRLEGEGIDFDETLRSCETFEQLLPGLILNIAMCLRDWQPDDALLQSPFPATAISPNSQNDERPEFTGGAK is encoded by the coding sequence GTGTTTGGATCAAATCAAACGAGCCCCGTTGCCGAGTACGCAGCGACTGGCGAAATCGAGCGGGTGTACCACGAGGTACGACAAACGCTTCGGGTACGCGGCATCAATCTGATCTTTCGCACCTGGGCCGGGCACAAAGGGCTGCTGCCGATATTGTGGGATACGGTCCGTCCCAACGCCGAGACGATGATGTTCGAACAATCCTCGGATCAAATTCGTGCGGCCGCAGTGGAGCTGGCAAAGCCGCTAGGGGATCTCGGCGCGAAACAGCAAACGTCACTGGGCCCGAGCCAAGCGTTTCAATTGCACGAGATTTTAAAACTCTATCACTACATCAACCCTAAGCTGCTGTTGATTGCTTCGGCGGTACGTCAGGGACTCGATGGGGAATTGTCGATCAAACGATACTCGGCAACCGAACCGGCCGAGCGGATCGCCCCCGGTGTCCCGGCAGAGATGGCTGCACTGGAGATGGAAGACGAAAACCCGAGCGACGAACAGCTGCAGACACTCTTTAGCGACATCACAGAAACGCTTTCGCTACGCTCGATCAACAGCGACTATCGCAGCTTGGCACTTTGGCCGAATTATCTGGACGCGGTATGGCGCAACCTGAAACCCAAGGTTCAATCCCCCGCCTATACCGCCGCCGCGGATCATCTGCGAGAACGGTCGCGGCGCTTGGCATCCGAACTGCCCTATCCCGTGCCCTTGTCACGAACCCGACTAGAGGGTGAAGGAATTGATTTTGATGAGACGCTGCGGAGCTGTGAAACGTTTGAACAGCTGCTGCCGGGATTGATTCTAAATATCGCGATGTGCCTGCGAGATTGGCAACCCGATGACGCTCTACTTCAGTCGCCCTTCCCCGCGACTGCAATCTCACCAAACTCGCAAAACGACGAGCGACCTGAATTCACCGGAGGTGCAAAATGA
- the arsS gene encoding arsenosugar biosynthesis radical SAM (seleno)protein ArsS (Some members of this family are selenoproteins.), translated as MPLPKTSLQHRGNPLANPSEQLVVLMPPRGTEKFAAKLSESGVERLASDRIDILQVNIGKLCNMTCSHCHVDAGPDRRENMTRETVDACIAALRDHPQIGTLDLTGGAPEMNPNFKYFVRHARSLGRHVIDRCNLTILLAKGFEDLPGFLAEHQVEIVASLPCYLEENTDAQRGDGAFSKSVQALKRLNDLGYGHPGSGLMLTLVYNPVGASLPPDQQSLESAYRKELDARFGIQFNRLFTITNMPVSRYLEYLVQTNEFDTYMQKLVDAYNPASIDGLMCRNTLSVGWDGRLFDCDFNQMLDLQVDNGNPTHIQDFDYDALSKRQIIVGQHCFGCTAGAGSGCQGAIAK; from the coding sequence ATGCCGCTACCCAAAACATCGCTGCAACATCGTGGTAACCCCCTGGCCAACCCTTCGGAGCAATTGGTTGTGCTGATGCCGCCGCGTGGTACCGAAAAATTCGCAGCGAAGCTCAGTGAATCCGGAGTCGAGCGGCTCGCCAGTGATCGCATCGATATCTTGCAAGTCAATATCGGAAAGCTTTGCAACATGACTTGCAGCCATTGTCATGTCGATGCCGGCCCGGATCGTCGCGAAAACATGACTCGCGAAACGGTCGATGCGTGTATCGCCGCTTTGCGAGATCATCCTCAAATCGGAACCCTCGATTTGACCGGCGGTGCGCCGGAAATGAATCCAAATTTCAAGTACTTTGTCCGACATGCAAGATCGCTCGGCCGGCACGTGATCGATCGCTGCAACTTGACCATCCTGTTGGCCAAAGGGTTTGAAGACCTGCCCGGATTCTTGGCAGAGCATCAAGTCGAAATTGTCGCCTCGCTGCCCTGTTATCTCGAAGAAAACACCGATGCGCAGCGTGGCGACGGAGCGTTCTCGAAGTCAGTCCAAGCACTAAAACGACTCAACGATCTTGGCTATGGGCACCCCGGCAGCGGGCTGATGCTGACGTTGGTCTATAACCCGGTCGGAGCAAGTTTGCCGCCCGACCAGCAATCACTCGAGTCGGCCTACCGAAAAGAGCTCGACGCTCGCTTTGGAATTCAGTTCAACCGTTTGTTCACGATTACGAACATGCCCGTCAGTCGTTATTTGGAATACCTGGTACAAACGAACGAGTTTGACACCTACATGCAGAAGCTTGTTGACGCCTACAACCCCGCGTCGATTGACGGCTTGATGTGCCGCAATACACTTTCGGTCGGCTGGGATGGTCGGTTGTTCGATTGCGATTTCAATCAGATGTTGGATTTGCAAGTCGACAACGGCAACCCGACTCACATCCAAGACTTTGACTACGACGCACTTTCCAAACGCCAGATCATTGTCGGCCAACATTGTTTCGGCTGCACTGCCGGTGCCGGATCGGGCTGTCAAGGCGCGATCGCCAAATAG